Part of the Yersinia hibernica genome, TGCACCCCTTTGCCAAAGATATGCCGGCATTAAGGCCACTTCTATCTGCCCCCGCCGATGAACTTTCTGGCGATCATAATGTGCCGCATGTTTGCCGCCCAGACTTTGGCGCCTCATGCCGCCTTGTCGCCTACCCAGGGGATGCCGCAAAAGGAACATTAACCCAGCCGGGCGGCCAAAGTGGGCATCCCATCAGCCCATGGTTTTTGGCCGGCCATGAGTACTGGGTTCATGGGTTATCTTTGCCCTTGGAGCCAGGGCCGGTGCAAAAAACACTGATGATGCAGCCACAGAAAAGTGAAACTGTTTCATGATTATTTGGCGCTGAATAAATAAAAAACTGACAGTGGTTGTATTAGCAACACACTGTCAGTCTGTTTTTACTGCCGGTTACTTCATCTCATCAGCCACTTATTTACTGGCTTTTTTTACCAGATTATCCGCAGGTAACTCCCCGGGAAGATAATTAGGTAAACGGCCTGCCGGGAAGATAGCCAGCAGTGACAATAAAGCCATAATTAATAAGCCAAATTTCAGTGAGCGTAGACGAGCCTCCTCGTTGACTCGCACAGCTTCAGCAACCTGTTCTGGCGTCGCCGTAGTTTGCGCCAACACCCCTTGCAGGCGGTCATTGCTCACGAAATTAATACTGTCCATATTCACTTGCGCCTGAATTTCTGGCGTCAGGATTGGGGTTTCAGCCACACCGCGCATGACGTTGGCACTGAGTAAACCCACCAGCAAAGCACCCGCGACTGCAGTACCGATGGCGTTTGCCAAGTTGTTAGTTGTGCCACGTAATGAACCGACATCACCAGCTAACTCTTTCGGTGATGCACTGACCAATACGTTGAACAGTAATGTCACCAAAGCCCCTTGAGCAAGGCCAAAGACCACCAGACCAAACAGCACCGCGAACTCACTCCAATTATTACGCACGACAAATGCCAGCCACAGCAAGGCAATAGTACAAGTGATGAAGCCATAACGGCCGATTTTACGCGGTGTCAGCTTCGGGTAGAAACGCACAATCAGCATCGCGGAGAAAAACACTGATAAATTAAAGGGCATCATGGCAATCGCTGTCGCCATCGGCGTACTGCCCTGCACTATCTGGATATACAACGGAACCGAAAAGTTCAGCATGGCTTCCAGTGCGACCACCGCAAACATAGCAAATACCGCCGCTTTCTCAGTCGGAGAGCTAAGGACTTCCAATGCCAGCAGCGGTGTTTTACCTTGTTCTTGACGACGACGAGTCCAAACCACAAATGCTTGTCCGAGCACAATCCCCAAGACAATCATAAAAGGTGCAGGAGAAAAGCCCAGCAGATCGAATGGGGCCCCTTCACGCACCAA contains:
- a CDS encoding MFS transporter produces the protein MANQSTHRAGAEVKESWVPMITIALAQILMSFNVASLPVALGGMVKSFNVPPTTIATAIVMYSLSVAGFVMLGAKLNQRFGPLVVFRSTVLLFGIAQVMMTFSPNVTVMISAQALSGLAGAALVPALVALIAENYRGTQQATALGALGSARAGAGVAAFMIGGVLGTYIGWRPAFGILIALSAIIFVLSFRLKSDQGRPEVGIDIFGVVLAAAAIILLSFGFNNLNRWGFGLVREGAPFDLLGFSPAPFMIVLGIVLGQAFVVWTRRRQEQGKTPLLALEVLSSPTEKAAVFAMFAVVALEAMLNFSVPLYIQIVQGSTPMATAIAMMPFNLSVFFSAMLIVRFYPKLTPRKIGRYGFITCTIALLWLAFVVRNNWSEFAVLFGLVVFGLAQGALVTLLFNVLVSASPKELAGDVGSLRGTTNNLANAIGTAVAGALLVGLLSANVMRGVAETPILTPEIQAQVNMDSINFVSNDRLQGVLAQTTATPEQVAEAVRVNEEARLRSLKFGLLIMALLSLLAIFPAGRLPNYLPGELPADNLVKKASK